In Thermodesulfobacteriota bacterium, a single window of DNA contains:
- the rfbA gene encoding glucose-1-phosphate thymidylyltransferase RfbA produces the protein MGNKGGSALRKGIVLAGGAGTRLYPITKVVSKQLLPIYDKPMIYYPLSTLMLAGIRDILVISTPTDLPRFRELMGDGSQWGIDLSYAEQPRPEGLAQAFLIAEDFIGNNPSCLILGDNIFHGQGFQSILKKAEARRDGAVIFAYLVRDPERYGVVEFDGKGRVLSIEEKPKQPKSSYAIPGIYFCDRHAAKISSSLKPSARGELEITDLIKAYQRKGALRVEVLGRGFAWLDTGTHDSLLEAGTFVETIEKRQGLKISCIEEVAFRMGFIGREEIALLASQMKNNGYGEYLRRLLSEPKRP, from the coding sequence GTGGGAAATAAAGGTGGATCGGCGCTTCGGAAGGGAATCGTCCTCGCCGGTGGCGCAGGGACGCGCCTGTATCCGATCACGAAGGTCGTGAGCAAGCAGCTTCTCCCGATCTATGACAAGCCGATGATCTATTATCCCCTTTCCACCCTGATGCTGGCCGGCATCCGGGACATCCTCGTCATTTCGACCCCGACCGACCTTCCCCGGTTTCGGGAACTGATGGGGGACGGGTCCCAATGGGGAATCGACCTTTCCTACGCCGAGCAACCGCGGCCGGAAGGGCTTGCGCAGGCGTTCCTGATCGCAGAGGATTTCATCGGAAACAATCCGTCCTGCCTGATTCTCGGCGACAACATCTTCCACGGCCAAGGATTCCAGTCGATCCTGAAAAAGGCGGAGGCCCGCCGCGACGGCGCGGTGATCTTCGCGTACCTCGTGCGGGATCCCGAACGCTACGGCGTCGTGGAATTCGACGGAAAGGGCAGGGTGCTCAGCATCGAGGAGAAGCCGAAGCAGCCGAAATCGAGCTACGCCATCCCCGGGATCTATTTCTGCGATCGTCATGCGGCGAAAATCTCATCCTCCCTCAAGCCCTCCGCACGGGGGGAGCTGGAAATCACGGACCTGATCAAGGCGTACCAGCGGAAAGGGGCGCTGAGGGTGGAGGTCCTCGGAAGAGGCTTCGCCTGGCTGGACACGGGAACGCACGACTCGCTCCTCGAAGCGGGGACGTTCGTGGAGACGATCGAAAAGCGGCAGGGGCTGAAGATCTCGTGCATTGAGGAAGTGGCGTTCCGGATGGGTTTCATCGGCCGGGAGGAGATCGCGTTGCTGGCGTCGCAGATGAAAAACAACGGATACGGCGAATACCTTCGACGACTGCTGTCGGAACCGAAAAGGCCTTGA